One segment of Antennarius striatus isolate MH-2024 chromosome 5, ASM4005453v1, whole genome shotgun sequence DNA contains the following:
- the ippk gene encoding inositol-pentakisphosphate 2-kinase, with the protein MELDKMDENEWQYHGEGNKNLVVAHVQLSKVLRLLKYPAEDSENPPQTVEQTFRQLQNCVDFSSNVMTSLLGEKFIHTGEVVKLPLEFVRQLSIKVQHQRPAWRCDKVMDIYSGCALCLPNLTSPNIYQPTHTPTLCIEIKPKWGFLPSSKHVSKDIKTRVCRFCMYQHYKVAIGRWKRRSLYCPLDLFSGNRQRMHFAIRQLIEEPQNNFKIFEGGRCIYSSAEGNKDSSDLSSLLHHLRTYFQYGNNHINGHMTNKAVLNDFIQLLVNALLSGEAGDREMVTERRQEGRSFCEASLFNKERIRHGSLGLPSDCALFRILQTQLLDTLDIEGLYPLYRRVEQHLQTFPKQRAHLQVDGPYNKAFLEKLKKCPNEDDGSVEYAVTKIHQHRVAMTVKDCSIMITLVPSSEEEGDEDGPRWRNDFLVSILDLDPKPFDNIPFQLRLDQEIVSCYLRTALPKDSLPPLPDIFTAAERDDCTLLFHPM; encoded by the exons ATGGAGCTGGATAAGATGGACGAGAACGAGTGGCAGTATCACGGAGAGGGCAACAAGAACCTGGTGGTCGCTCACGTACAG CTTTCCAAAGTTCTGCGCCTCCTCAAGTATCCTGCAGAGGACTCTGAAAACCCACCACAg ACGGTGGAACAAACCTTCAGGCAGCTCCAGAACTGCGTTGACTTCAGCTCCAACGTGATGACCAGCCTGCTGGGAGAGAAGTTCATCCACACCGGG GAAGTGGTCAAACTGCCGCTTGAGTTTGTGCGACAGCTTTCAATCAAAGTTCAGCATCAGAGACCAG cctGGCGTTGTGACAAAGTGATGGACATCTACAGTGGCTGTGCTCTGTGTCTGCCCAACCTGACGTCTCCAAACATCTACCAGccaacacacactcctacactCTGCATTGAGAttaag CCTAAATGGGGTTTCCTGCCATCCTCCAAACATGTCAGCAAAGACATTAAGACCAGAGTGTGTCGCTTCTGCATGTACCAACACTACAAG GTTGCCATTGGCAGGTGGAAAAGACGCAGTCTGTACTGTCCTCTAGATCTGTTCTCAGG GAACAGACAAAGAATGCACTTTGCCATCAGACAGCTGATAGAAGAACCTCAGAACAACTTCAAAATCTTTGAG ggtggTCGCTGCATCTACAGCAGTGCGGAGGGCAACAAGGACTCGTCGGACCTGAGCTCTCTCCTGCATCATCTTAGAACTTACTTCCAGTATGGAAACAATCACATCaacggtcacatgaccaacaaAGCTGTCCTGAACGACTTCATTCAG ctgctGGTGAACGCCCTCCTGAgtggggaggcgggggacagaGAGATGGTGACTGAGAGACGACAagaggggcggagcttctgTGAAGCCAGTCTGTTCAACAAGGAGCGGATTCGCCACG GCTCTCTGGGTTTACCAAGTGACTGTGCATTGTTCAGGATTCTTCAGACTCAGTTGTTGGACACGCTGGACATCGAGGGACTGTACCCGCTCTATCGCAGAGTGGAGCAGCACCTGCAGACCTTCCCCAAGCAGAG AGCTCATCTCCAGGTTGACGGTCCGTACAACAAGGCCTTTCTGGAGAAGCTGAAGAAATGTCCCAACGAGGACGACGGCTCTGTGGAGTACGCCGTCACGAAG atcCATCAGCACCGCGTTGCCATGACGGTCAAGGACTGCTCAATCATGATCACCCTGGTGCCCAGcagtgaggaagagggggaTGAAGACGG tcCAAGGTGGCGCAACGACTTCCTGGTCTCAATCTTGGATCTGGACCCCAAGCCGTTTGATAACATCCCCTTCCAGCTGCGCCTGGACCAAGAGATCGTTTCCTGCTACCTGAGGACTGCCTTGCCCAAAGATTCTCTGCCTCCGCTTCCTGACATCTTCACAGCTGCGGAGCGAGACGACTGCACGCTGCTCTTTCACCCCATGTGA
- the rbbp5 gene encoding retinoblastoma-binding protein 5 isoform X1, with product MNLELLESFGQNYPEEADGTLDCISMALTCTFNRWGTLLAVGCNDGRIVIWDFLTRGIAKIISAHIHPVCSLCWSRDGHKLVSASTDNIVSQWDVLTGDCDQRFRFPSPILKLQCHPRDMDKVLVCPMKSAPVLLTLSDSKHVVLPVDDDSDLNVVAAFDRRGEYIYTGNAKGKILVLNTNTQELVASFRVTTGTSNTTAIKSIEFARKGSCFLINTADRIIRVYDGREILTCGRDGEPEPMQKLQDLVNRTPWKRCCFSGDGEYIVAGSARQHALYIWEKSIGNLVKILHGTRGELLLDVAWHPVRPIIASISSGVVSIWAQNQVENWSAFAPDFKELDENVEYEERESEFDIEDEDKSEPEQTGADAAEDEEVDVTTVDPIVAFCSSDEELEDYKALLYLPIAPEVEDPEENPFGPPPDATVQAAAPEEALAGNDKKQRQPSSEGGPAKKKARTTTIELQGVPSDEVHPLLGVKGDGKSKKKTAGRPKGSKGKDKDFPFRPKPYRGDRPSYPMEALSSSVRGGGGGGVGGVGGGGGGGGGGMKGRAEGGLATGSLVSQSYKQHDIGGMD from the exons AATCATTTGGGCAGAACTATCCAGAG GAGGCAGATGGCACTCTGGACTGTATCAGCATGGCGCTCACCTGCACCTTCAACCGCTGGGGTACCCTGCTTGCAGTGGGCTGCAATGATGGGCGTATCGTCATTTGGGACTTCCTCACAAGAGGCATTGCCAAAATCATCAGTGCACATATCCATCCAGTCTGCTCCTTATG CTGGAGTCGAGATGGTCACAAGCTGGTGAGCGCCTCCACAGACAACATCGTCTCGCAGTGGGATGTCCTGACTGGAGACTGCGACCAGAGGTTCCGCTTCCCTTCACCCATCCTGAAATTGCAGTGCCACCCCAGAGACAT GGATAAGGTACTGGTGTGTCCCATGAAGTCGGCCCCTGTCCTGCTGACTCTGTCCGACTCCAAACATGTTGTGCTGCCGGTGGATGACGACTCAGACCTTAACGTGGTGGCGGCCTTTGACCGGCGGGGGGAGTACATCTACACTGGCAACGCCAAAGGAAAG ATTCTGGTGTTAAACACCAACACCCAGGAGCTCGTGGCTTCCTTCAGAGTCACAACTGGTACCAGCAACACCACCGCCATCAAATCAATTGAATTTGCACGCAAGGGCAG tTGCTTCCTCATCAACACAGCAGACAGAATCATCAGGGTGTACGACGGCAGGGAGATCCTGACCTGTGGCCGAGATGGTGAACCTGAACCCATGCAGAAACTCCAGGACCTCGTCAACAG GACTCCATGGAAACGCTGCTGTTTCTCTGGAGACGGTGAGTACATTGTGGCCGGATCAGCCAGGCAGCACGCGCTTTACATCTGGGAGAAGAGCATCGGCAACCTGGTGAAGATCCTGCATGGAACCAGAGGAGAGCTTCTGCTGGACGTGGCT TGGCATCCGGTGCGTCCAATTATTGCATCTATTTCCAGTGGAGTCGTGTCTATCTGGGCTCAGAACCAAGTT GAAAACTGGAGCGCTTTTGCTCCAGACTTTAAAGAGCTGGATGAGAACGTGGAATATGAGGAGCGAGAGTCTGAATTTGACATCGAGGATGAAGACAAGAGTGAACCTGAGCAGACAG GTGCCGATGCTGCAGAAGATGAAGAGGTGGATGTCACGACTGTCGACCCCATAGTTGCTTTTTGTAGCAG TGATGAGGAGCTGGAAGACTACAAGGCCCTGCTCTACCTGCCCATCGCCCCTGAGGTTGAAGATCCAGAGGAGAACCCCTTTGGGCCCCCCCCGGATGCCACGGTCCAGGCAGCTGCCCCAGAGGAGGCGTTGGCCGGGAACGACAAGAAGCAGAGACAGCCCTCTTCTGAAGGAGGGCCTGCCAAGAAGAAGGCTCGCACCACCACCATCgagctgcagggggtccccagTGACG AGGTGCACCCCCTACTGGGTGTGAAGGGGGACGGCAAGTCCAAGAAGAAGACCGCAGGCCGGCCAAAGGGCTCCAAAGGTAAAGACAAAGACTTCCCCTTCAGGCCCAAGCCCTACAGGGGCGATCGGCCCTCATACCCCATGGAGGCTTTGAGCAGCTCTGttcgaggaggaggaggaggaggtgttggtggtgttggaggaggaggaggaggaggaggaggagggatgaagggcAGAGCAGAAGGAGGCCTGGCCACAG GGAGTCTGGTCTCACAGTCGTACAAACAACACGACATCGGAGGGATGGACTGA
- the rbbp5 gene encoding retinoblastoma-binding protein 5 isoform X2, with translation MNLELLESFGQNYPEEADGTLDCISMALTCTFNRWGTLLAVGCNDGRIVIWDFLTRGIAKIISAHIHPVCSLCWSRDGHKLVSASTDNIVSQWDVLTGDCDQRFRFPSPILKLQCHPRDMDKVLVCPMKSAPVLLTLSDSKHVVLPVDDDSDLNVVAAFDRRGEYIYTGNAKGKILVLNTNTQELVASFRVTTGTSNTTAIKSIEFARKGSCFLINTADRIIRVYDGREILTCGRDGEPEPMQKLQDLVNRTPWKRCCFSGDGEYIVAGSARQHALYIWEKSIGNLVKILHGTRGELLLDVAWHPVRPIIASISSGVVSIWAQNQVENWSAFAPDFKELDENVEYEERESEFDIEDEDKSEPEQTGADAAEDEEVDVTTVDPIVAFCSSDEELEDYKALLYLPIAPEVEDPEENPFGPPPDATVQAAAPEEALAGNDKKQRQPSSEGGPAKKKARTTTIELQGVPSDEVHPLLGVKGDGKSKKKTAGRPKGSKGSLVSQSYKQHDIGGMD, from the exons AATCATTTGGGCAGAACTATCCAGAG GAGGCAGATGGCACTCTGGACTGTATCAGCATGGCGCTCACCTGCACCTTCAACCGCTGGGGTACCCTGCTTGCAGTGGGCTGCAATGATGGGCGTATCGTCATTTGGGACTTCCTCACAAGAGGCATTGCCAAAATCATCAGTGCACATATCCATCCAGTCTGCTCCTTATG CTGGAGTCGAGATGGTCACAAGCTGGTGAGCGCCTCCACAGACAACATCGTCTCGCAGTGGGATGTCCTGACTGGAGACTGCGACCAGAGGTTCCGCTTCCCTTCACCCATCCTGAAATTGCAGTGCCACCCCAGAGACAT GGATAAGGTACTGGTGTGTCCCATGAAGTCGGCCCCTGTCCTGCTGACTCTGTCCGACTCCAAACATGTTGTGCTGCCGGTGGATGACGACTCAGACCTTAACGTGGTGGCGGCCTTTGACCGGCGGGGGGAGTACATCTACACTGGCAACGCCAAAGGAAAG ATTCTGGTGTTAAACACCAACACCCAGGAGCTCGTGGCTTCCTTCAGAGTCACAACTGGTACCAGCAACACCACCGCCATCAAATCAATTGAATTTGCACGCAAGGGCAG tTGCTTCCTCATCAACACAGCAGACAGAATCATCAGGGTGTACGACGGCAGGGAGATCCTGACCTGTGGCCGAGATGGTGAACCTGAACCCATGCAGAAACTCCAGGACCTCGTCAACAG GACTCCATGGAAACGCTGCTGTTTCTCTGGAGACGGTGAGTACATTGTGGCCGGATCAGCCAGGCAGCACGCGCTTTACATCTGGGAGAAGAGCATCGGCAACCTGGTGAAGATCCTGCATGGAACCAGAGGAGAGCTTCTGCTGGACGTGGCT TGGCATCCGGTGCGTCCAATTATTGCATCTATTTCCAGTGGAGTCGTGTCTATCTGGGCTCAGAACCAAGTT GAAAACTGGAGCGCTTTTGCTCCAGACTTTAAAGAGCTGGATGAGAACGTGGAATATGAGGAGCGAGAGTCTGAATTTGACATCGAGGATGAAGACAAGAGTGAACCTGAGCAGACAG GTGCCGATGCTGCAGAAGATGAAGAGGTGGATGTCACGACTGTCGACCCCATAGTTGCTTTTTGTAGCAG TGATGAGGAGCTGGAAGACTACAAGGCCCTGCTCTACCTGCCCATCGCCCCTGAGGTTGAAGATCCAGAGGAGAACCCCTTTGGGCCCCCCCCGGATGCCACGGTCCAGGCAGCTGCCCCAGAGGAGGCGTTGGCCGGGAACGACAAGAAGCAGAGACAGCCCTCTTCTGAAGGAGGGCCTGCCAAGAAGAAGGCTCGCACCACCACCATCgagctgcagggggtccccagTGACG AGGTGCACCCCCTACTGGGTGTGAAGGGGGACGGCAAGTCCAAGAAGAAGACCGCAGGCCGGCCAAAGGGCTCCAAAG GGAGTCTGGTCTCACAGTCGTACAAACAACACGACATCGGAGGGATGGACTGA